The Methanocella arvoryzae MRE50 DNA window TAAATCCAAATAATTTATTGAAAAGGCAAATCTATTGGAATTGCTGCTAGCGGCCACTGTTTCAGATATCCACGAAAATTTTTCCGTCCTCAACTTTAACAGCAAAGGTCCGTAGATCATGGATCTTGACATGGGTCATCAGTTGTGCCAGCCATGCAAAGCTTCCAGCCATCGACTTCGGAACTGGCTCTTCACTATAAGAGGGCACAATCCCGCTCAGGGCTTTGCCGGTGCTAGCGTCGAATTGTACGCTGTGCAAGGGACAGGTCACGATGTACCCATTTGCAGTTCCCATGTCCAGCGGAGCATTCATGTGGCCACACCGCCGCTGGAAGGCGTAGAATTTACCGCCATCGTTGCACAGCACGATTTCAAGGCCTTCGACTTCGCAGGCTTTCATGCCGCCGGGCAATATATCGTCGGTTCTCGCAATTTCTCTGTACAGGCTATCCTCTCCCGGTCTTT harbors:
- a CDS encoding Rieske (2Fe-2S) protein, with amino-acid sequence MYREIARTDDILPGGMKACEVEGLEIVLCNDGGKFYAFQRRCGHMNAPLDMGTANGYIVTCPLHSVQFDASTGKALSGIVPSYSEEPVPKSMAGSFAWLAQLMTHVKIHDLRTFAVKVEDGKIFVDI